DNA from Actinomycetota bacterium:
CTACTCGACGTTCCTGCAGCGCGCGTACGACCAGCTCGTCATGGACGTCGCGCTCCAGGGGCTCCATGTGGTCTTCTGCGTCGACCGCGCCGGGCTCGTGGGCGAGGACGGGCCGACTCATCACGGCGTGTTCGACCTCACCTACCTGCGCAGCGTCCCGAACATGACGGTGATGGCGCCGGCCGACGAGGCCGAGCTCGTGGACATGCTCCATACCGCGCTCAAGGCCGAGGGCCCGGTCGCGATCCGCTATCCGCGCGGGACAGGGCCCGGCGTCCCGGTCCCGAACACGCCGCGGCTGCTGGAGGTGGGCGCCGCGCAGCTGCGGCGCGACGGGACCGACGTTTCGATCCTCGCGGTCGGCCGCATGGTGCAGGTGGCCGACAAGGTCGCCGAGATGCTCTCCACCGACGGCGTGTCCGCATCGGTGGTCAACATGCGCTGGGTCAAGCCGCTCGACATGGAGGCCGTCGCGCGTGCCTCGGAGCGCCGTCTCGTGGTCACGCTCGAGGAGAACACCGGCCTCGGCGGCTTCGGCGCCGCGGTGCTCGAGGCGCTCTCCGACCTGGGGTCGACCACGCCGGTCCTGCGCCTCGCCATCCCGGACTGCTTCGTGACGCACGGGGCGACGTCGCGTCTGCTCGGCGACGTGGGCCTCACGCCGGAGGCCGTGCGCGGCGCCGTGCTCGGGCGCCTCATGGACGTCGACGGCATCTCGCCGCTCCCCGCCGAGGAGGACGCACCCGATGGGCCGCGCTCGCGCCGACGCCGTCCTGGCCGCTAGGGGGCTGTTCCCCAGCGCGGCGCAGGCCCGCGCCGCCATCCTGGCGGGCGAGGTGCGGGTCGCGGGCGTCAGGGTCGCCAAGGCCGGCGAGATCGTGGACGAGGACGCCGAGTTCGAGATCGCCGAGCACCCGCGGTTCGTCTCGCGCGGCGGCCTGAAGCTCGCGGGCGCGCTCGACGCGTTCGGCACGGACGTCACGGGGCTGCGCTGTGTGGACGTCGGCGCGTCGACCGGGGGGTTCACCGACTGCCTGCTCTCGCGAGGCGCCGCGTCCGTCTGCGCGGTCGACGTCGGCTACGGACAGCTCGCGTGGGAGCTGCGGAATGACCCGCGCGTTGCGGTGTTCGAGCGCACCAACATCCGACAAGCGGACCCGGCCGCGCTCGGAGCGCCGTTCGACCTCGCGGTGGTGGACGTGTCGTTCATCGCGCTGGCGAAGGTGCTGCCGCAGGTCCTCGCGCTGGTGAGCGGAGGTGGGGCGGGCGAGCGCGACGGGCAGATGCTCGGTTTGGTGAAACCTCAGTTCGAGATCGGTAAGGGCCGTGTGGGAAAACGGGGCGTGGTCTCCGACCCGGGCGCGCACACGGAGGTGCTCGAGTCGGTCGACGCCGCGGTCGCTGAACTGGGCTGGGTGGTCACGGGGCGCACCTTCTCGCCCGTGAAGGGCCCGGAGGGTAACATCGAGTTCTGGGTGCGGGTGCAGCTTGAGGGGCCCGCGCC
Protein-coding regions in this window:
- a CDS encoding TlyA family RNA methyltransferase produces the protein MGRARADAVLAARGLFPSAAQARAAILAGEVRVAGVRVAKAGEIVDEDAEFEIAEHPRFVSRGGLKLAGALDAFGTDVTGLRCVDVGASTGGFTDCLLSRGAASVCAVDVGYGQLAWELRNDPRVAVFERTNIRQADPAALGAPFDLAVVDVSFIALAKVLPQVLALVSGGGAGERDGQMLGLVKPQFEIGKGRVGKRGVVSDPGAHTEVLESVDAAVAELGWVVTGRTFSPVKGPEGNIEFWVRVQLEGPAPDATAAEVVAEAHETLG